TGGATTTTAAAAGTTATTATATGCTCATAAGAAGTGTGCCTGACTTAAGGTGAGTCTCAGCTTTGAGCCTTGATACTAGCTAGGGATACGTATATTTGATGAAGTGTATGCCTTAACCATGAATCAAGCGCCTAATAAGCACACAATAAATGTAGTATGAGTAAATTCAATGTGAAAGAATCGAGATAATAGTTATTTATTTTGCATGTAGATTAATCAATGTTTGTTTGTTTATTGACATTTAATAACTTATAAAGAAAATACTAGCTCTGTGTATTGacattttcttcaaatgtttaatttttcAATATTATCCCTTAGGGTGTTTCGCTTGAATAAGGCACGTGACTTGTTCGACCCCTTGCGACTAAGTGCTAAGATACTCATATGCCTTAGAGAGCCTTGCTCTTCTAATAACTATGCACGAGTGTTCAATAGCCATTTCATTGTGGTACTTGCCATTCCAAAGAATTTCACACTTTTTATGAGAACTTGATACTATAAATCGATGGTTTTGGCCATAAAAtagttctttttatttttttgattgtGTTGCAGATTATTTTGTAAAAGCTGTAGATAAGTTATTGCTTAAAGTTTCATCTTTGTCCCTGTCTCGCTCATGCCTGTTCATTAATGTGTAGGGAAAGCAGAAACATTGGCAACCGAAGTAGATGAAGAATCCACCTCATCCAGTAACAATGGCGTTCGCAAAAGACGATATTCTGTGAAGTCCGTCCGATTATTTGGTGTTGACTTAACCCCGGATAATATTGCAGTTGCTATGGTATATTTTGTCCAAGGTGTTCTGGGTCTCTCTAGGCTTGCAGTCAGTTTTTACCTAAAAGATGACCTCCATCTGGACCCTGCTGAGGTAATCATATTTGTTGGATTAGGTCTCAGTTAATGGGTGGATGTGCTAAGTTTCGAAACTTAGAATCATGtggattttggaaattaatAAATCCGTGGATTTTGGAAATTGTGTTTATTTATGTTACGTCTGTATTAGGAAATAAAATGGAAATGATacatttatttataaacaaATGTCAATTTTAGTCTTGTATATATTGATATGGCATTTTTAGTCTATATGTTTCTTTAGATCAATTATAGTCCCGTAACTTTGTTTTTTTGATCAATTTTAGTCATTCTTTCCAAAATAATATCATTAAATGATCAATATTATTGTCAAATTTTTATCAGTGCTTGGTTAATAAAATTTCTTAAGATATGCATGTGTGTTTGACAAcgtaattataaatttttttaacaatgaTGTTAGCCATATAGTTACATGATTTTGACAAAAAGAActaaaattatagaaaaaacATAGTTACTGGACTATAATTGATTTAACGAAACATACAAGACTAAAAATGTAATAAACCAATACATACAGGACAAAAATTAACATTTCGCCTTATGAATATTGTGGTTGTAACATTGGAATGAAGGTGTGGTACTGTGGTACGAACTTTGGGAttcttttaaaatcatttttttatcgTTACTATGAGCGGAGGGGGTTTGATGGGTATCAAACTTGATACCTGTCCCACTATTGGTGGCTTTTATACGCATTGTTGTCGCTGATACACGTTATCGTGGAAGAATCACGATGTAAAAGTACTAGTTCGGAGAAATTTCTTTCATGCATTGATCGAGTCtgatttgaaaacaattttgTCTGTTTTTGTGTTTTCCTGACAACATATTGAGTACTTATCTTTGCATGGTTGACTAGACAGCTGTCATATCTGGTGTCTCATCACTGCCGTGGCTTGTTAAGCCCCTTTATGGTTTCATCAGGTGAGTATTAACTCACACTGATTATTCATCTTCTCATGTTTACTTTTTCATGTTACTAATTTCCTAACCTTTACTCTGATGCATTGTTATAGTGATTCCATTCCGCTTTTTGGGTATCGGAGAAGGTCATATTTGGTTCTTTCCGGACTTCTGGGAGCTCTCTCATGGGCGTTGATGGCCTCCTTTGTTGACAGCAAATATGGTGTTGCCTTCTGCATACTTCTTGGATCTCTTTCTGTCGCATTTTCAGATGTTGTTAGTACTTCTTCCCTTTAATTTTGGAGATAGATAAAAATGACTGTCATCGTGCTTCTTATTTGAATCTAGTAAACTGGGATGGAAATTATAGTTTGAACTCACCAAAGTATGTTGCTAGTTTCATTTCTTTAATGAGTTTATTGATGTGTTATGTTAGTGTGACCTGTGATGGAGCTTCGCTGAGTCCAAAAGTCCTACATGAGCTTAAAAGATTGGAGTTTCAGAGGCATTACTATGTGGCATTGTTGTTGGTCTTTGGATGTCATTTAATATAGTCATCAAAAACCTGTTAAGAGAAAAAATCTTTCAGGTTGTGGACTCGATGATAGTGGAGAGGGCTCGTGGTGAATCACAAAGCACGTCAGGATCTCTTCAGTCTTTATGCTGGGGTTCCTCAGCTTTCGGTGGAATTGTGAGTTCCTATTTTAGTGGCTCTTTGGTGGGTACGTACGGTGTTAGGTATGCCATGCATTCTACACTTgttattttcatcatttttcttgcGTTGGTTCATCCACTTCAATTCGCTTCTCAACACTCGCAGGTTTGTCTTTGGACTAACAGCCGTGCTTCCACTGATAACATCTGCAGTTGCTGTTCTTGTTAAAGAGCAGCCAGTTCTTGGCTCAGCTAGAGGGGAAAGTTCTGGGTTTGTTCAAACCTCAAAACAGAGTATGGTTCAACTGTGGGATACCGTTAAGCAGCCCAATGTATTTCTCCCAACTGTGTTCATTTTCCTATGGCAAGCAACTCCGCATTCTGATTCCGCCATGTTTTACTTCACGTATGttgattcatgtttttgagGACTTGATTTCAACACCCCTCGATTTCATTTTTGCAGATAACTATGAacttaaatgttttatgtttcCAGGACAAATAGACTTGGTTTTACACCTGAGTTTTTGGGACGTGTGAAGCTTGTAACTTCAGTCGCATCCCTTGTTGGTGTTGGGCTCTATAATGGTTTCTTGAAAAGTGTCCCTTTGCGGAAGATATTTCTCGCAACTACTCTCATTGGTACCGCTCTTGGGATGACTCAAGTATGATTTTTGTATGCTTCAATATTCTTTTTTTCAGTTTTTGACCCACTctttcatgcatttgaattagaCTTCTGCGACTTTCTTGTAGGTTTTTCTTGTTACTGGATTAAATCGGCAGTTTGGTATAAGTGATGAGTGGTTTGCTATTGGTGACTCATTGATATTGACAGTTCTCGGTCAGGTACATTTTTCCCATCATTGAAAATCAGATACAAGTTATGCAGTATGGATTGATAATTTTTTGATTGCAACTTTGCCAccaaaatgaaaaaattatctttaatattttgaaaacaaCATTTTATCCTGTCAAATAAAACTAAACCATCTCTCTAAAATTCACAATGGACTCTTGATGTTGAGTTTTCTTGTAGGCATCATTCATGCCGGTTCTAGTACTTGCTGCAAAATTATGTCCTGAGGGCGTGGAAGCAACTCTGTTTGCGACGCTGATGTCCATATGCAACGGTGGGAGCGTTGTTGGGGGACTCATGGGAGCTGGACTTACTCAGCTGTTTGGCGTCACAAAGGACAGTTTCGAAAACTTAGCTCCTCTCATAATTCTGTGCAACCTTAGCTCTTTGCTACCACTGCCCCTCCTCGGCCTTCTTCCTCAAGATGCTCCGGATGCCGATGCCAAAGAAAACAGTGACATTGAAATGAAATCTAACTGAATCAGCAGGATTTTGATGGTCAATGCATCCAGGGACCATTTTCCTTCTGATTGTAATGCAAACTGGGATATATTGAGCATTTTCTATAGTGTTTAGGATACTACGTATACGTGGAAAAATACTTGAACCAATTACCATGCAAATAGTGGTAGTTTATACATGCAAATGGACCAGTAACATAATTTAAAaggttgaaaaatatatatacatatgtatacTAGGTTCCGCCGGCAGCGCAACGTTACTAGAAACATGAGACATTGAAATAGGAAATAGACACGAATGGGATAGAAGATGAGCCATATTACGATATAAGGTTATCCCTTATAGGATGAAATTCGATCCTACGACCTCATTTGCAGTACCTTATTTGTAGATCAATgaccaaaatttggtaaatatTATGTGTGATTCGTATGATTTATATGGGCTACATATAAAAAATTCATGTGTAATCAAATCTTAGTCATTCTGCTCACAGGGTTGAAGCACCCCTTGTAGGATTCCTCTAACGTGGCCTCACATGCATGGGTGTCAATTTGGATGGGTTGGATGGATTCGGTCGGGTTGAGTAATAGTATTATTCAAAAATTGCTTCAACCTGGACCCAATCCGAATCCGAGTCAACCCGAAAACTTTAAATCtgaacccgaatcaacccgatcaACCTGTATAacctgattttgaattttttttaagaaaattaaataaaaataaaaaaaataatactaatattttaatttaaatacataataataaaatctgcctcatatatataatttaaatttgaaagtgtaattgttgaaaaataaatatatttactaaatcaaacaaataattgtttaaaaaataaaaaatgttcaaaataaatattaaattatgaaaatttatgatataaatatacaataaatattttttcatacatacaatatataaaaaatgtacgcaatatttattaattatatttttttcaatatttattaattatatattttttaaaaaaataaaattttcgggTTAAGTTGGGTTGACCCGAATCCAACCCAACGCGATCATTTTTTTCGGATCATGTATCGGGTCCAATCCAATCTGACTGAACCCGAAAACCCCAAACTCAAACTTGATTTTTTCAAGTTGAATCGTGTCGGGTTGATGAGTCGTGTATGATTTTGACACTTCTAGTAACACGGGCGTGGAAATAAAAGCAATGTGTTTTGATACATTTTCAATTCTTTCCCCAAAATATGCTTCTATCAGCTTTTGCATTTCTCTagacaaatatattatttttaattcacATTTTTACATTCCGAAAAATacctaaatttaaaattatactctaatctgaaaaattaaatttttaattcttaAAATATCCAGAAActattaaatttgattattaaatattttctcACATGGCGTTAAAatatacaatttaaaaaaagtttTCTTTATAAAACAAAACTATAATTTATATTTGTGCGTACGTGCGAGTATTacatttttcaagaaaatcacATTGTAAAGAAAACATTTTTTAAAGCGCCCTTAGTCATATACTACTAGGCATCTACTTTTAGGGATGTTTAAAATCCggttaaaacaaaaaaaaataaagacaaaaattcgtgtgagacggtctcacaggatcgtattttgtgagacatatatcttatttgagtcatccatgaaaaaatattattttttatgataagagtattatttttattgtgaatatcggtagggttgactcgtctcacagataaaaattcgtgagacaatctcacaagagacttactcaaaaataaaatgatcaAACTAAAAATTTTGGGTTTTTCAATTCTTTAACCGGTTTAGGTTTTAGTATATAAAAATCCAGTTTTTTCGGTCCGGTTTCGATTTTAGGGGTAAAAAAAAACGAAATCACCGAGAAACCAAAATTATGTAAAATTCTTTACGTTTTGTTGTATTATGCACCAAAAATGCCCTAAGCCtacacttaaataaataattattttgggttttgaaaatattagggATGTCGATTCGGGTGAGTTGAGCGGTTTAGAGCCGGTTGATGCATGATAAAATTAAAAACTTGTTCGACCCCAACCGAATCATCCCGAAAACTTGCAATCCGAACCTAAATTAGACACCTAAActtgattttgtttttgaaaaaaaatatataaaaaatattaaataataataatattttaatttaaacacataataataaaatctttcgtaaatgatttaaatttgtaAGTCTAaatgtaaaaaattaaatatattaattataaatatttttttaaaacataaaatttgcgGGTCGATTCAAATTGAACCCGATTACTCTTAGGGTCAGATATCGAGTCCTACCCAATCTGACCCAAACCCCAAAACCCCCaaataaaactaattttttcATGGTCGAACCAAGTTGGGTTGACGGATCGTGTCAGATTTTGATACCCTAGAAAATAGGTCATTTGTTCCTCTCATTTCCCTACTCTTTTTATCTTCGTTTCTCTCACTTTCCTCCTACTTTTTTATAAAAGCCTCTAATATGTTCAAATCAAAGGGGAATAATGttagaaatattattttctacAATGTgcttacatatttaaataacaattatattatatatactatCTAATTAATTTTGAGTCTAATAAGTGATTTATAAAGTCTactcaattatatatttaaatatggaATTTAATATGTAGAAATCATATAGTATTAGGATTGATGAGATTTTAATGAAAGGGTGCCGTTTAATGTGGTGTTTGGCAAGGGACACAATGCTTTGCTAAGTCCACATTGAAGGGACATGTTGAATGGTTGTAGTCCCCAAacaaaatctatatatatacatgtagttATTCTTCCTTCCCCATTCAAGAGAGGATTAAGGAAATTCTAATAGGAATCATAAGTGAGAAACTTGTTGATCCATTGAGGAATTAAGGAGATTTGGTTGTGGAATGCTTCATCCAAAACACATTTGCTATTATGGATTCCggtatgttttataatatttattctgaTAATTTGACATGAATGTTTAAAGATCTTGTTGTGGTCATGAAATCTAAAGtgccaacaagtggtatcagagcaatcaTTCATggcaaattattgaatttttttattttctttttattttttggatGGAGTCCGTGGGTTAGCACATATGCAATTTATGTACTGTGTCTTATTAATGATGTGTATATGGCCTTATGATGGATTCCatgcatgatttgaaatttgattaCTGTTAGGGAGAATTCCTTGCCATCTTGTTTATactgtaagttttttttatttgatttgagTAAAGATTAATAATTGCTAAACATAACTTGTTTCATGCATATTATTCCAACCGCTCGTCCATCACCAATGGTTGCACCATTTCATAAGTTCTGGCCAAGTGAAAGTTGCATCATTTCATGGAGTCATGTCTTTTGATTCAAGGCTTTTCATGCTTTATAAatgattattttcattttcacaTAAATTATTGTTACTCTTAAATTTAGTTCTACATGCGAATTTTAAGCCTTAACGCttaaaatccaaaattttcaagATATAAACTCTTGAGTTTGGATTTTCTAAGCTTATATgcttaaattcgaactttaGAATTAAATTCGAGAGTGATCTTCTAGTTTCGAATTTTTTAAGCAATTGCGCTTAAATCCAAGTTTTACAAGATATATACTCTTGAATTTGGATTTTTAAGTTTAACGCTTAGAATTCAAAACTGGAAAGTTCAAATGTCGATCGGTGGTTGCCAGTGTTCGGACGACCATAAAGATGATCGTCGACTATCGATTTGGCCGGTATGGGGCGACGATGGTGGTCATAGTGGGTGAGGGATAACGGTTAAggcataaaaatcaaataaatattaattaattaaacaatcataaaatgatttatttctctttaatcataattattatatgaattggattatttttaaatctccATGTCAAATTCAATTCATATATTGTCCAATCTTGTGGATTATTTTGTTATAATATTTCAATATAAATTGATTGAAATTATATGTGGCCAAAGTAACCTCTATAATgtagatttatttattttgaaatattataatatgtgtctactatttatgaaaatatgatcggcccaaaggaagattATTATTTGGTCAAATAATAGACATGTTAATTAGTGTAcagtaatttttaattattttacattaTAAATAATAAGTCGGTCCAAAGAAAGACTTactatttgaaaaaaatttaattaattaagtatttgATTACCATGT
The Primulina tabacum isolate GXHZ01 chromosome 9, ASM2559414v2, whole genome shotgun sequence DNA segment above includes these coding regions:
- the LOC142504565 gene encoding folate-biopterin transporter 1, chloroplastic isoform X2; translation: MVYFVQGVLGLSRLAVSFYLKDDLHLDPAETAVISGVSSLPWLVKPLYGFISDSIPLFGYRRRSYLVLSGLLGALSWALMASFVDSKYGVAFCILLGSLSVAFSDVVVDSMIVERARGESQSTSGSLQSLCWGSSAFGGIVSSYFSGSLVGTYGVRFVFGLTAVLPLITSAVAVLVKEQPVLGSARGESSGFVQTSKQSMVQLWDTVKQPNVFLPTVFIFLWQATPHSDSAMFYFTTNRLGFTPEFLGRVKLVTSVASLVGVGLYNGFLKSVPLRKIFLATTLIGTALGMTQVFLVTGLNRQFGISDEWFAIGDSLILTVLGQASFMPVLVLAAKLCPEGVEATLFATLMSICNGGSVVGGLMGAGLTQLFGVTKDSFENLAPLIILCNLSSLLPLPLLGLLPQDAPDADAKENSDIEMKSN
- the LOC142504565 gene encoding folate-biopterin transporter 1, chloroplastic isoform X1 produces the protein MATTIRQIPFPILPSRNPIFYFLSLSPNLHHFSNYTPSAFRRRPRRKPPPFSDMSAPVPFLSTSLRGELESEPLLESRYRKAETLATEVDEESTSSSNNGVRKRRYSVKSVRLFGVDLTPDNIAVAMVYFVQGVLGLSRLAVSFYLKDDLHLDPAETAVISGVSSLPWLVKPLYGFISDSIPLFGYRRRSYLVLSGLLGALSWALMASFVDSKYGVAFCILLGSLSVAFSDVVVDSMIVERARGESQSTSGSLQSLCWGSSAFGGIVSSYFSGSLVGTYGVRFVFGLTAVLPLITSAVAVLVKEQPVLGSARGESSGFVQTSKQSMVQLWDTVKQPNVFLPTVFIFLWQATPHSDSAMFYFTTNRLGFTPEFLGRVKLVTSVASLVGVGLYNGFLKSVPLRKIFLATTLIGTALGMTQVFLVTGLNRQFGISDEWFAIGDSLILTVLGQASFMPVLVLAAKLCPEGVEATLFATLMSICNGGSVVGGLMGAGLTQLFGVTKDSFENLAPLIILCNLSSLLPLPLLGLLPQDAPDADAKENSDIEMKSN